The nucleotide sequence TGCGGCCCATTAGCAAATGCAGTATCAGTTTTTCAGTAATTCGATTGTGTAAATGATGTATATTCCCCATAataaaaaatcatgaaaatttataaatgcATAGATAAAAATTTCATGTTTCTTTATGAAACGGAGAAGTAATTTTTCTAAAGTGTGTAACCGTATGGAGATACGCTAACACACAAACCTGATCACAAAATTTCAACAAACTTCTGGAGCCAGAGGCTTGTAACTAATATTAGCTTTAAGCTCTCTTTCTAAAACGGGATTAaggagtttaaaaaaaaaaaaaaaaaagtttacagtCAAGTGTTAGTTTGGtatatgattttcttttcttcatacgTTCTCGTGGTTCCATTAGATTGAGGCATTTCATCAAAGACATTATTGACTCTGAATTTTATAAGATTggaagcagaaaaaaaaaactgattggCATAAATAAAgctgaaaataatttataattttagcgTCTATCATGTGTGACTGTTTTATATCTGTTACAACTTCTGTTTTTTGGGATTGTATTCTTACAGTCACCAGCTTGTATCAGATCAAAATTAATCAACaaaattttagagaaaaagaaCTGTTAACCCGCTCACCTTGTATATAGTTTGTCAATATGTTAAATTCAGTATTGTGTTCCTCGTACAGATCATAGGGATTTTCATTAGAGATATGttagatattttttcatttctctTTACACATCTTATCAATTGTTAAACAGCTCCACTACCGATTAAAGTTTCTATTTACCATCTGTTTTGCAGTTTTTAGGTGAATCTTTATTTAGACTACAAAATTCAAAGCTGTTTATcccttttgtttcattttacaGAAGAAAAACAACAGCACACTATTATCAAAAATCCAACACGGCAACAAAAAGAAACCTCACCTTCAAAGCTCTTTATAAACTCATCACCATACATACACATTCAAGTTAAtcaaaacacaaagaaaccaaaaaaaaatgtctacATCTAATACCATAACCTTCATTCTATTCATCGCAACAACACTTCTCGCGTCCAGCAACGCAGCCGATAACGCCACAACGCAACCGCTATTCCCAGCGATTCTAATCTTCGGCGACTCAACCGTGGACACAGGGAACAACAACTACCctataaacacattcttcagAGCTACACATCTACCTTACGGCATTGATCTCCCAAACCATGAAGCTAACGGAAGATTCTCAAACGGAAAACTAATCCCCGACATACTCGCAGCCAAATACAACATCAAACAGCTTGTTCCTCCTTTCTTACAACCAAATCTCTCCGACCAAGATATTGTAACTGGAGTCTGTTTTGCATCAGCCGGAGCGGGCTACGATGACCTAACAAGTCTCTCCACTCAGGCGGTTCCTGTCTCCGAACAACCTAACATGTTCAAGAGCTACATTGCTCGTCTTAAGAGTATCGTGGGAGACAAGAAAGCTATGGAGATTATCAACAATGCCTTGGTGGTTATAAGTGCAGGGACTAACGATTTCATCTTGAATTATTACACTATTCCTACAAGGCGTCTTCAGTACCATCATGTCTCTAGCTACCAAGACTTTATTCTTAAGAGGCTTGACAATCTCATTGGGGTAAAGTTTTCAAACTATAGCAACATTTCTTGTTGTGCAAGGAAATGCTAAATCCATCTCAAGTTCATATGATaatctatttttcaaatttaacaaaatggtatatatttataatctaaaataaaaaatttaaatttgaaacccttttttttcaaatcgtAAATCCTAGACTAAAAAAgcttatgaaataattttttttaacaattatttgATTATCTTTTCTGGTGTGTGTATGTGTGCAGGAGCTATATAGTTTAGGTTGCAGAAATATTGTGATCGGAGGTTTACCTCCTATTGGTTGCTTACCGATCCAAATGACTGCTAAGTTCCGCAACATCTTTAGGTTTTGCTTAGAACAAGAGAACAAAGACTCTGTGGTATACAATCAGAAGCTTCAAAAGCAAATACCCCAGATGCAAGCATCTCTTACCGGAAGCAAGATCCTCTACGCTGATATATATAACCCTATCTATGACATGATGCAAAACCCTGGCAAATACGGTATATATACAACCTTTCTTGTCTCCCAAGTTTTTTTATAAGATAATATCTATGATCACTCGTGTGGGATTTTTAAAAACAGGGTTCAAGGAGACGAAGAGAGGATGTTGTGGAACAGGGTTTCTGGAGACGAGCTTCATGTGTAATGTTCTTTCTCAAACGTGTGACAATCACTCGGAGTTTTTGTTCTTTGACTCCATTCATCCATCAGAAGCTACCTATAATTACATAGGAGACTTGCTTGATACTCAGATCCGTGAGTGGATTGCGGCTTAAGCCATCACGGTtcgaaaaaatgaaaatgttaaTTGGTAGATTGTTGAAGTAGATACTTGGTGCTTGAGTCTATAAATCTACATGCTAAGATTATGATGCTAATGTGTTTTGTGTGCGTAACACAACTCTGTTATATGAAACAGAGACGGTAAAAGAGAAGAAGGAGGATGTAGTGGGCCGAGTTCACACACATGACTTGGGTCTTAGTGTTGAGTTAAGACAAAGCTCAAGTGAGAAGGCGGTAAAAGGAAGAAGTGTTATGAGTAATTCAAACGGTCGTCTACAGAGTACGGAAGGGATGAGGTCAGCGACAGCTGGTGGTGTGGTCCTGAAGAATACGTTCAGTCCTCTTGGGCAATGCATCGAAGGGCTGTGATTACACCACTTGTATAGAGATCAGAGTGTGGCTCTAGGGTTTTACAATCTTTCTTtacactatatatattgtaactgaAGAACTATTGTGGTGTGGTTGGGGGAGTTAAGAAAAGTATATTTTTCAGATCTCAAACtttcacatggtatcagagctttgaGAACCTTAACAGGTCGCTGTAATGGCAGATGCTCCAGTTACCGACCCTTTTCCTACAGCCCTCCATATCACTAGTTCTGTGACGTTAAAGCTCAATGAGAGTAACTATCTTCTGTGGAAGACTCAGCTTGAAGCTCTGCTTAGCAGCCAGAAGCTTCTAGGTTTTGTTACTGGTGAGGTCCCGGCTCCAGTGGAGACTATCACTACCGTCGTCAATGAAGTACCAGTCGTCTCTCCGAATCCAGCCCTTGAAGCCTGGAGGTGTTCAGATCAACTCGTTAAGTCTTGGTTGTTTGGTACTCTCACCGAAGAGGCCCTTGGGTATGTCCACAACCTCAACACAGCCCGTGATGTGTGGTTATCTTTAGCCGATAATTTCAACAAAAGTTCTGTTGCACGAGAGTTTGACTTGAGGAGAAGGCTCCAGCTGCTGTCAACTCGCGGTAAAGAGTTTCTTGTCTATTGTCGGGAGTTCCGTGCTCTCTGTGATCAACTTAGCTCCATTGGGCGCCCAGTTGAGGAGACTATGAAGATCTTTACCTTTCTCAATGGTCTCTCACGAGAATATGATCCCATCTCTACGGTTGTGCAGAGCTCAATGTCCCGCTACCCTCCTCCGACCTTTAGTGATGTTCTCTCTGAGGTCTCAGGTTTTCACACCCGTCTTCAGTCTTACGACACCCCTGCAGATGTGACTCCATTCGCTGCCTTTCAGACTCAACGCACGGGGTCCATGAGCTACCAGCGAGGCAGAGGGAATGGAGGTGGTCGCTACGGGAACAGGGGACGAGGGGGTGGCTTCAGCACTCGTGGGAGAGGCTTCTCTCAGCAAGTCAACACGTCTGGGTGGAACCAAGCTCTATCTGGCGACTCGAACCGCCCATCGTGTCAGATTTGTGGGCGTCCTGGTCACACTGCTCTTAAATGTTGGAACCGGTTTGACAATGCTTACCAAAGCACTGATATTCCAAAAGCGTTAGCTGCCATTCAGGTTTCTGATGCGACAGGTCATGAGTGGTATCCAGACTCCGCTGCAACCGCACACATCACGTCTGCGGCGTCCTCTCTTCAGAATGTCTCATCATATCATGGACCTGAGTCCGTTCTGGTAGGCAATGGCAATCAGATTCCGATCACACATGTAGGCTCCACGGTCATTACTACACCCCAAGGTAGCATTCCTCTCCTTGATGTTCTTGTGTGTCCGGGAATACATAAATCATTACTGTCTATATCTAAGTTATGTGATGATTTCCCTTGTGGAGTGTTTTTTGATGCTAATTGGGTGTATGTGATTGATCTGCGAACTCAGAAAGTAGTGACCAAAGGACCTCGACATGAGGATCTCTATATGCTGAAGAATGTGGATTTTGTAGCGTTTTATTCCAATAGGCAGATTGTTGCAAGTGAGTTGGTGTGGCACCGTCGGTTAGCGCATACAAATCCTCAGGTTCTTCAGTATCTCAAGAGCAGCAAGGCAATAACAACAAATAAGAGCAGCACATCCTCCATTTGTGAGACTTGCCAGATGGGGAAGAGTTCAAAGCTACCTTTCTTTACTTCTTTATCAACTTCTATGGCACCCCTTGATCGAATACATTGTGATCTTTGGGGTCCATCACCTATTGTATCGAATCAAGGATTTAAATTCTATGCCATTCTAGTGGATGATTACTCCCGCTTCTCCTGGTTGTTTCCTTTAAAAGCCAAGTCAGATTTTCATCAAGTGTTTATTGCCTTTCAAAAAATGGTTGAAACTCAGTTCGGTCTCAAAATTAAGTCCTTTCAGAGTGATGGTGGGGGAGAATTCATGAGTCATGCTTTCCGCTCTCATCTCTCCTCTAATGGAATTCATCATCAGGTCTCATGTCCCTCTACTCCTGAACAGAACGGCCTGGCAGAACGTAAACACCGCCACCTCACAGAACTCGCCTTGTCAATGTTATACTTGAGCAAGACTCCTTTCAAATACTGGGTTGAGGCTTTTTACACTGCCAATTATGTGAGCAACCTTCTCCCTTCCTCTGCTGTTGGCTTTAAGTCTCCGTTTGAGTTACTCCATAACAAGATCCCTGAGTATTCATTCCTCCGCGTTTTTGGTGCCGCTTGCTACCCTTGTTTGCGATCATATGGCCAAAACAAGTTTGATCCTAAATCCCTTCAATGTGTCTTTTTGGGTTATCATGCTCAATACAAGGGCTATAGGTGCTTGTACCCACCTACTGGAAGAATCTACATCTCGCGGCATGTTATCTTTGATGAGGATTTGTTTCCTTATGAGCAGCGATATAAAGACTATGTAGAGCCTCTCTCGACCCCCCTTCAACAAGCGTGGCAAGCTGCTCCTGTAGGTCCTACCATACTACCAACCGTGCAGCGCACTCCTTCCCGTCATCCTCCCGACCTTGGAACTCCGGTCGCACCTGCTGGTGTTGCTTCTCCCTCTGTGTCCACGACTCACGATGACTGTCTCGCTGAGGCACCTGCAACACCAGAGCTTCATCTATCTGATGATATTCCCTCTCGAGTACCTTCTCCTGAAATTCCACCGCCTCCTCGCACTCACCC is from Brassica napus cultivar Da-Ae chromosome A4, Da-Ae, whole genome shotgun sequence and encodes:
- the LOC106447019 gene encoding GDSL esterase/lipase At2g31540-like, translating into MSTSNTITFILFIATTLLASSNAADNATTQPLFPAILIFGDSTVDTGNNNYPINTFFRATHLPYGIDLPNHEANGRFSNGKLIPDILAAKYNIKQLVPPFLQPNLSDQDIVTGVCFASAGAGYDDLTSLSTQAVPVSEQPNMFKSYIARLKSIVGDKKAMEIINNALVVISAGTNDFILNYYTIPTRRLQYHHVSSYQDFILKRLDNLIGELYSLGCRNIVIGGLPPIGCLPIQMTAKFRNIFRFCLEQENKDSVVYNQKLQKQIPQMQASLTGSKILYADIYNPIYDMMQNPGKYGFKETKRGCCGTGFLETSFMCNVLSQTCDNHSEFLFFDSIHPSEATYNYIGDLLDTQIQTVKEKKEDVVGRVHTHDLGLSVELRQSSSEKAVKGRSVMSNSNGRLQSTEGMRSATAGGVVLKNTFSPLGQCIEGL